The nucleotide sequence GGAAACTTACCCAAAAGAAATCTACCACTCCGCTACTTGTATGTTACAACAAAGATGGATGGTATAGTTAAATATGAGAACAGGCAGTAAGAAGCTCTTTTCTTACTGCCTGTTTCTTGTCAAGGCTTCTCAAACCGAGGACGGTAATTCTCCTGCAACAGCTTTTCCACATCTTCTTCCCGGTAGAGTACCTTTCCGCCTAACTTGATAAAGGAGATTCTTCCCATGTTGCGATAATCCTGCAACGTGCGCCGGTTGATATGCAACAAGCGGGACAGCTCATCGTCCGTCAGATAGCGATGCCCGTTAAGCAGAGGTCTGTTCTTTTTCCGCAGGACATCTATTCCCTTTATCATGCGGTCGCTCGCGTTGAGAAAGTGCGCAATCTCTTCGTTGTTCTTGGTCTTTACATCGTTGTCCATATTTTACATCGGATTTAGTGGTGATACTATTCATTGGTCATAAAGCGGAGGATTGTTCGAGCAATTTCCCGACATCCTCCGGCTTGTAGAACATCTTATACCCTATTTGCGTATAGGGCAGCATCCGGTTGCTGCGGTAAGTTTGCAGGGTACGCAAACTGATGTTCAGGATTTG is from Prevotella melaninogenica and encodes:
- a CDS encoding helix-turn-helix domain-containing protein, with the translated sequence MDNDVKTKNNEEIAHFLNASDRMIKGIDVLRKKNRPLLNGHRYLTDDELSRLLHINRRTLQDYRNMGRISFIKLGGKVLYREEDVEKLLQENYRPRFEKP
- a CDS encoding helix-turn-helix domain-containing protein, with the protein product MEVITIEKKTYEAMMECFRILTAKVDALCRECDEKRMGRWLDNQDVCQILNISLRTLQTYRSNRMLPYTQIGYKMFYKPEDVGKLLEQSSAL